gatgatgagcattttttcatgtgttttttggctgcataaatgtcttcttttgagaagtgtctgttcatgtcctttgcccactttttgatggggttgtttgtttttttcttataaatttgtttgagttcattgtagattctggatattagccctttgtcagatgagtaggttgcgaaaattttctcccatgttgtaggttgcctgttcactctgatggtagtttcttttgctgtgcagaagctccttagtttaattagatcccatttgtcaattttggcttttgttgccattgcttttggtgctttggacatgaagtccttgcccacgcctatgtcctgaatggtaatgcctaggttttcttctagggtttttatggttttaggtctaacgtttaaatctttaatccatcttgaattgatttttgtataaggtgtaaggaagggatccagtttcagctttctacatatggctagccagttttcccagcaccatttattaaatagggaatccttttcccattgcttgtttttctcaggtttgtcaaagatcagatagttgtaggtaagtggcgttatttctgagggctctgttctgttccattgatctatatctctgttttggtaccagtaccatgctgttttggttactgtagccttgtagtatagtttgaagtcaggtagtgtgatgcctccagctttgttcttttggcttaggattgacttggcgatgcgggctcttttttggttccatatgaactttaaagtagttttttccaattctgtgaagaaagtcattggtagcttgatggggatggcattgaatctgtaaattaccttgggcagtatggccattttcacgatattgattcttcctatccatgagcatggaatgttcttccatttgtttgtatcctcttttatttccttgagcagtggtttgtagttctccttgaagaggtccttcacatcccttgtaagttggattcctaggtattttattctctttgaagcaattgtgaatgggagttcactcatgatttggctctctgtttgtctgttgttggtgtataggaatgcttgtgatttttgtacattgattttgtatcctgagactttgctgaagttgcttatcagcttaaggagattttgggctgagacgatggggttttctagataaacaatcatgtcgtctgcaaacagggacaatttgacttcctcttttcctaattgaatgccctttatttccttctcctgcctgattgccctggccagaacttccaacactatgttgaacaggagcggtgagagagggcatccctgtcttgtgccagttttcaaagggaatgcttccagtttttgcccattcagtatgatattggctgtgggtttgtcatagatagctcttattattttgaaatacgtcccatcaatacctaatttattgagagtttttagcatgaagggttgttgaattttgtcaaaggctttttctgcatctattgggataataatgtggtttttgtctttggctctgtttatatgctggattacatttattgatttgcgtatattgaaccagccttgcatcccagggatgaagcccacttgatcatggtggataagctttttgatgtgctgctggatttggtttgccagtattttattgaggatttttgcatcaatgttcatcaaggatattggtctaaaattctcttttttggttgtgtctctgcccggctttggtatcagaatgatgctggcctcataaaatgagttagggaggattccctctttttctattgattggaatagtttcagaaggaatggcaccatttcctccttgtacctctggtagaattcggctgtgaatccatctggtcctggactctttttggttggtaaactattgattattgccacaatttcagctcctgttattggtctattcagagattcaacttcttcctggtttagtcttgggagagtgtatgtgtcgaggaatgtatccatttcttctagattttctagtttatttgcgtagaggtgtttgtagtattctctgatggtagtttgtatttctgtgggatcggtggtgatatcccctttatcattttttattgtgtctatttgattcttctctctttttttctttattagtcttgctagcggtctatcaattttgttgatcctttcaaaaaaccagctcctggattcattgattttttgaagggttttttgtgtctctatttccttcagttctgctctgattttagttatttcttgccttctgctagcttttgaatgtgtttgctcttgcttttctagttcttttaattgtgatgttagggtgtcaattttggatctttcctgctttctcttgtgggcatttagtgctataaatttccctctacacactgctttgaatgcgtcccagagattctggtatgttgtgtctttgttctcgttggtttcaaagaacatctttatttctgccttcatttcgttatgtacccagtagtcattcaggagcaggttgttcagtttccatgtagttgagcggctttgagtgagattcttaaccctgagttctagtttgattgcactgtggtctgagagatagttggttataatttctgttcttttacatttgctgaggagagctttacttccaagtatgtggtcaattttggaataggtgtggtgtggtgctgaaaaaaatgtatattctgttgatttggggtggagagttctgtagatgtctattaggtccgcttggtgcagagctgagttcaattcctgggtatccttgttgactttctgtctcgttgatctgtctaatgttgacagtggggtgttaaagtcacccattattaatgtgtgggagtctaagtctctttgtaggtcactcaggacttgctttatgaatctgggtgctcctgtattgggtgcatatatatttaggatagttagctcctcttgttgaattgatccctttaccattatgtaatggccttctttgtctcttttgatctttgttggtttaaagtctgttttatcagagactaggattgcaacccctgcctttttttgttttccatttgcttggtagatcttcctccatccttttattttgagcctatgtgtgtctctgcatgtgagatgggtttcctgaatacagcacactgatgggtcttgactctttatccaacttgccagtctgtgtcttttaattggagaatttagtccatttacatttaaagttaatattgttatgtgtgaatttgatcctgtcattatgatgttagctggtgattttgctcgttagttgatgcagtttcttcctagtcttgatggtctttacattttggcatgattttgcagcggctggtaccggttgttcctttccatgtttagcgcctccttcaggagctcttttagggcaggcctggtggtgacaaaatcggtcagcatttgcttgtctgtaaagtattttatttctccttcacttatgaagcttagtttggctggatatgaaattctgggttgaaaattcttttctttaagaatgttgaatattggcccccactctcttctggcttgtagggtttctgccgagagatccgctgttagtctgatgggcttccctttgagggtaacccgacctttctctctggctgcccttcacattttttccttcatttcaactttggtgaatctgacaattatgtgtcttggagttgctcttctcgaggagtatctttgcggtgttctctgtatttcctgaatctgaacgttggcctgccttgctagattggggaagttctcctggataatatcctgcagggtgttttccaacttggttccattctccccatcactttcaggtacaccaatcagacgtagatttggtcttttcacatagtcccatatttcttggaggctttgctcatttctttttattcttttttctctaaacttcccttctcgcttcatttcattcatttcatcttccattgctgataccctttcttccagttgatcgcatcggctcctgaggcttctgcattcttcacgtagttctcgagccttggttttcagctccatcagctcctttaagcacttctctgtattggttattctagttatacattcgtctaaatttttttcaaagttttcaacttctttgcctttggtttgaatatcctcccgtagctcagagtaatttgatcgtctgaagccttcttctctcagctcgtcaaaatcattctccctccagctttgttccgttgctggtgaggaactgcgttcctttggaggagaagaggcgctctgcattttagagtttccagtttttctgttctgttttttccccatctttgtggttttacctacttttggtctttgatgatggtgatgtacagatgggttttcgttgtggatgtcctttctgtttgttagttttccttctaacagacaggaccctcagctgcaggtctgttggaataccctgccgtgtgagatgtcagtgtgcccctgctggggggtgcctcccagttaggctgctcgggggtcaggggtcagggacccacttgaggaggcagtctgcccgttctcagatctccagctgcgtgctgggagaaccactgctctcttcaaagctgtcagacagggacatttaagtctgcagaggttactgctgtctttttgtttgtctgtgccctgcccccagaggtggagcctacagaggcaggcaggcctccttgagctgtggtgggctccacccagttcgagcttcccggctgctttgtttacctaagcaagcctgggcaatggcgggcgcccctccccaagcctcgctgccgccttgcagtttgatctcagactgctgtgccagcaatcagcgagactccgtgggcgtaggaccctccgagccaggtgtgggatatagtctcgtggtgcgccgttttttaagccggtctgaaaagcgcaatattcgggtgggagtgacccgattttccaggtgcgtctgtcacccctttctttgactcagaaagggaactccctgaccccttgcgcttcccaggtgaggcaatgcctcgccctgcttcggctcgcgcacggtgcgcgcacccactggcctgcgcccactgtctggcactccctagtgagatgaacccggtacctcagatggaaatgcagaaatcacccgtcttctgcgtcgctcacgctgggagctgtagaccggagctgttcctattcggccatcttggctcctctcctGTCTCTAGTTTTTACAAAGTGAATCTTTCTTCCTCGGCATTCATAAAAATGAAGCTCAGCTTCTAAACAACTAATAGTATTAACTTATTTATAATCTTACATTTGAGGAGAAGCCTGGGGCATGAGAGAAATAAccaatttatatttatacagtctCATGCTCTTCTGTAATTAGTGGTTGAAACTTATGCCAgtggttgtttggtttttaatgTCTGGATTTGTATTCACATACCTAGGGTAGTTTCTGGTGTTGGTGACTCTGTGTTTAACTTAGTTTTTTGACTCAAGAATGACATCCATGTATTTCACTATGCTTCCTTATAAGCTTATTTTTAATAGGAATTGGTTGAACTATATTTCCAAGTATAGATATGAGAGAATCAAAGTGActaattctagaagataacaaaatttcaaaaataatttttatctgctTCCATGTCCCCTACATTGTCTAAAAAGACTTTACTGAAAATGAATCATAGCTAAGTTTACCAATTTGATTCTTTAGTAGGTAGTTGCTTGCAGGAATAGGAATTTttgactttctttcttccctcctgccccttcatttaaaaaaaattattcccttTTGTTCTCTTTCCCCTTTTCCCCTAAAAATGATATATGTGGCCCTCTAAACTCCTTTACATGACCACACTTACCATCACTGTTCATGTCTCTATATTTTGATTCCATGCTATTATTTCCTTTGCCTAGAATATCTTTACCATATTTCTTTCTTGGATAACTCTCGTGTATACGTTAAGGCTCAGATCAGACACCATCAAATAGACTAATTTGTATCAAGTTATGTGTccaacatgtataaaaatttgtAGTGAGTGAACAAAAACATAGTTAAAGTGAATTATCTGCTTCAGTATCTTCCCCACTACAGCTCAAGGATAAGAAGTATATAATGGTTAAAAATGCGAGGTCTGGAATCCAACTTTTTGACTCTTTGGGTTCAAATCCGGGTTCTACACACTAAATAGCTATGCAAAATTGGCTTTACTACATTTTCCCCCTTGTGACTCACTCAATATATTTATCTCTACAATTGTGCTTACAGTACTAGTCTTGCACAGAGTGATTGTGAAGATTTGATAATACATAAAGTACCTAAAATAGCACCTAAAGACTCCAAAAGCAGCTAGTTTAATCAATCAACaggagctaatttttttatatcagGCTCactgatttgtcaattttgcaaTTCAGTTAGTTGTCCCCTTGAGTCTCCCTTCAAATTGTAAATGTTTCATGTTATCACAAGAAAGATTACCCAAATATGACAGAATGAGAAAATTATGCTTTTTATTATAGTCACATAAAATAAAGTCAGTTACATCAAGTTGTCCAAATGCATTGGTGAATTAATGCCGCTAATGCTTAcaaatttttatacatatatctatgcatttataaatacatacatatgtaaaagatatatattttctacTAAAATAAAGTACCCAAATCTTGATATATATAGGGGCATAATGGGGGAGAAAAGAATCATAAAGTTTTATCAGTTGTAGACTGTACTTTCAGAATACAAGAGTCTGTTTTAGACACATTTATTCAGCTGTAATGAACTTTAATCACCCATTCTTTTCTGAATTCTCCTAAGTGAGTTAATGTatccaaaatatcaaaataagtcATGTGGCAAACTTAATGAAACAGAGGCTAATTTTTCTTACTGTACCTGGCTCAAAGTCTAGACTTCCCAATGGAGGCATGGTTAAGCTCCATTCTTAATTTGCTTGTCTTTTGGACTGTGGTTTTTCTGCTAAGGTGATAAACAAATCAGATGTCTCTAATTCTACATCTTCCACTAGCACTCAATAAAGTCAGGGTTTGGTGAAAAGATTTCCAATGTTTTTATATCACCCTGACTTGATGAAAAAAGGCCCAGCAGGATGTGAATTTTGTGTCCTATTGCCTTTGTTATAGTGAAAATATTGTTTGAGCCAAGGAAGGAGAGTTAGGGTGTAATGATCAATAGATCATTGAGAGAACCAACTCAAATTGAAATGAATTCTCTGTTATAGTGAAAAACATTAGTGAGAAGATGCTTGAacttaagaacaaaataaaattttaaagaaaacctaGATGATATTAGATAATTCAGAAAATCCTCACTTCAAACAGAAACTAGAGTTCCTTCTATTTCCTGTTCCAATAGCTCAGCTTCTTCTCCTGtgtttttactgtattttctgcTATCTTAGACttttaagataattatttgtAGTACCTGAcaagaaattgaatttttaaatgcctttgcAAAAACTTCAACCTACTTAAGCAAGGTGAAGATGCCTAAAAATAGCTTAACATAAACCAGTCATTTCAGAATCTCTGGTGATTACATGTTCAAATGCCATTAGAGTGTATCTTATTCAagcaggaaaggaagaagttgtTAGCACTGAAATTGCATAAAACACGCTAAAACTTCCCAACCTATGAGAGGCCGGAAACAATGGGAAGCCCAGACATTTCTCAGAATCAAAACAAAGAatgcaatattttgttttatttttgaaagggGAACAGAAGGGGAAGAGTGTTTCCAATTAGTTGGTCCACCTCAGCTGGGCTGCCTAACTACTGATTTTGGTGAGCATCTTGTTAATGGCTTGCTTGACATGCGTGGTGGAGCTGCGTCGCCTCGTCTTGCCCTGCACCATCCTCCGGCGACGCACCTCTCGACACAACTCATAGAATATCTCTGTGATGTTCCCTTCTCCAGTGCAGGCAGAGCACTCGTAAAAAGCACAAGCCAATTCTGTGGCCAGCTTCTCTCCTTCTTCTGTGCTAACCTGCCTGGAGTGGTCCAAGTCAGCTTTGTTTCCAACCAAGATAAGAGTCACATTCTTGGGCTTTTTGACCTCATCTAGGATGTTCTTAAGTGGCAGCACTTCCTCAAAACTTCCTCGGTCAGTAATGTCGTAGACCAGCACAAAGCCTTCCCCCCATCGCATGTGCCCCTCCCTCTGAATGGTATCTTCCTGTTGGCAAAGAAAAATGGCCGTCAAGAGACCtggaaataatcaaaatatatggATGCTGGTAATGCTGACAGTAATGCCTTAATTACTATTCTTTATATCCAAAGTCATTAAAATGTCATGGTACTCTAATTGTACAAgctttctaaataattttaaatacagtcATGACTTATTCATCTCAACATATTTCAGGGAactgaatattttctaatttaatagattttaaatttctgcttttaatttttttcttgccataTCATTAAATCTGTaatcataaaaactaaaaagaaattataatcttAGTTGAGCACATCACTTTTGAGGCTTTTCATCACAATTAAGGACTTAGCAATTTTTTAACAGACAAGTAGCCCCTATTCCACCTTTTAAGTATCAGAATTAGAGTCAAAATTTAGCAAGATgcattttggtttatttatttttttttggtttgttgtttgttttaattttctctttcttcggATTACAGACAATTAGCCTCCAGAAAAACTGTGACAAACGATTTAGAGAATCCAACTCTATGCTAAaggatttggcttttttttttcttttcctatctcAGAGCCCCCAAAATGTCGTGTAGTACCAATGACAGAAACTCTATTGAAGTGATTCTCAAAGTGGGTTATCACTCCTTCATAGCAAAGTGGCAAGCATGATTTGAAAAAACATTGctttcccgggttcaaatgaCTTCTGGAGGCATGCACCTCCCTGCTGCCTCTCTTCAGAATCAGTGCTCTGTGAAGGTCAGAGAATAAGTAGGTGGTGATGAGATGGAAAAGTGGAAAAGTGGGTAATTCATTTCAAGAACATTTCTGGGTTTAAACACTTTGATTCAAGTCTTTTTGGGGGTCACAGGTAATTGATAAAGTACCATGGAAAACTTTAGCTTTCTGTCATTCCAgtggccatttttttcttcttctttttttttttttactgagacggagtctcactctgccgcccaggctggagtgcagtggcgccatcttggctcactgcaagctccgcctcccgggttcacaccgttctcctgcctcagcctccccagcagctgggactacaggtgcccaccaccacacctggctaattttttgtatttttagtagagacgggatttcaccatgttagcccggatggtctcgatctcctgtccttgtgatctgccagccttggcctcccaaagtgctgggattacaggtgtgagccaccgtgcccagccagtggtCATTTCTGTACCTGGAAACTAAACCTATCTATGAACCCTTTTGTAAT
The Pan troglodytes isolate AG18354 chromosome 10, NHGRI_mPanTro3-v2.0_pri, whole genome shotgun sequence genome window above contains:
- the RERG gene encoding ras-related and estrogen-regulated growth inhibitor isoform X3, with the translated sequence MAKSAEVKLAIFGRAGVGKSESTYRHQATIDDEVVSMEILDTAGQEDTIQREGHMRWGEGFVLVYDITDRGSFEEVLPLKNILDEVKKPKNVTLILVGNKADLDHSRQVSTEEGEKLATELACAFYECSACTGEGNITEIFYELCREVRRRRMVQGKTRRRSSTTHVKQAINKMLTKISS
- the RERG gene encoding ras-related and estrogen-regulated growth inhibitor isoform X1, which produces MAKSAEVKLAIFGRAGVGKSERHPGLMKRVLHWKASITRFGFSPGAKALVVRFLTKRFIWEYDPTLESTYRHQATIDDEVVSMEILDTAGQEDTIQREGHMRWGEGFVLVYDITDRGSFEEVLPLKNILDEVKKPKNVTLILVGNKADLDHSRQVSTEEGEKLATELACAFYECSACTGEGNITEIFYELCREVRRRRMVQGKTRRRSSTTHVKQAINKMLTKISS
- the RERG gene encoding ras-related and estrogen-regulated growth inhibitor isoform X2; protein product: MAKSAEVKLAIFGRAGVGKSALVVRFLTKRFIWEYDPTLESTYRHQATIDDEVVSMEILDTAGQEDTIQREGHMRWGEGFVLVYDITDRGSFEEVLPLKNILDEVKKPKNVTLILVGNKADLDHSRQVSTEEGEKLATELACAFYECSACTGEGNITEIFYELCREVRRRRMVQGKTRRRSSTTHVKQAINKMLTKISS